The window GTCGTGGAGCGCACCCTAAGTTGGCTGGTGAAACGCCGGAGTGTACGCACCCGTTGGTGCAAAAAACCGGAAAACTATTTGGCCTTTGTGTTATTCGCTGCTGCCTCCATTGTGCACGATTTGGCTTTTTTCGGATAGACTCTTATTGCTCCTTCTCGGGCTGGCGGGTGATGCTATAATCAAACAAACACCGCTGCGAGGTTTTGATGAACATCCTTTTTGTTGCTGCTGAGGCCGCGCCTTTTGCTAAAGTGGGTGGGTTAGGTGATGTGGTGGGGGCGTTGCCGTGGGCGTTGAAAACTGCTCACCCTGAATGGGACATCCGGCTGGTGCTGCCGTTGCACCCGACCGTGGATGTAGGCCGATGGGGGGCGCAGCCGCTGACAGCCTTTACGATTGCCCACCGCAATGGGCCGATTACGGCAGAGATTTACCATACTGAGCATCGGGGCCTGGAGGTGTATTTCGTCACCGGCGGGCCGGTGTTGGCTGTGCCGGGGGTGTATAGCCCAGACCCGCGAGCCGACGCTGTCAAGTATGCTTTTTTCTCGCTGGCGACGCTGGCGCTGGCGCGCTACCTGAACTGGCAGCCCGATATTTTGCATGCCCACGACTGGCACACCGCCCTGGCCGTCCACGCTCTGGTTGCTCGCCGCCCCTACGATGCTTTCTTCGCTGCCACTCGCACGGTGTTGACGGTTCACAACTTGCCCTACATGGGTGCGGCGTCGCCGTGGCTGCTGGAAGCCTTTGGGCTGCCGCCCGCCCCGCTGGAAAGCGGTTTGCCCCCTTGGGCGCAAACCATGCCGCTGCCGCTGGGGTTGGCCGCAGCCGATGCTATCACGACCGTTTCTCCTACCTATGCGCGCGAGATGCTTACGCCGGCCTTTGGGCGGGGGCTGGAAGACTTCCTGAAGACCCGCCGCGAGCGCCTGTGGGGCATTCTCAATGGCCTCGACACCGACTTGTGGAATCCCTCGACCGACCCCGCGCTGGATGTGCGTTATACGGCCAGCACACTGGCTTTACGGGAGCGCAATGCCGAGGCTTTGCGTCAGGAAGTAGGCTTGCCGCAGCCGGAGGGGCGTATGCCTCTCGTTGGGTTGGTGAGCCGCCTGACCGAGCAGAAGGGCGTTGATGTGGTGGCTGAGGCGTTGAGGCTGCTGGCGGATTCTCCGTGGCAGGCGGTGCTGTTGGGCACAGGAGAGCCGCAGTGGGAAGACGCCCTGCGGCAACTGGAAGTCGGGTTCCCCGACCGGGTGCGGGCGGTGCTGCGCTATGACGATGGGCTGGCCCGGCGCATTTACGCCAGCGCCGATGTGCTCATGGTGCCTTCCCGTTATGAGCCGTGTGGCCTTGCCCAGATGATTGCCATGCGCTACGGCGCGGTGCCGGTGGCTACGGAAACCGGCGGCCTCGCAGATACCGTGCGCGACGTGGATCTCAGCCGCCGCAGCACCGGTTTCCTGCTGCCGGAAGCCACCCCCAAGGCTCTGGCTTTTGCCTTGCGGCGTGCCTTTGCCCGTTGGGCAGACCGCCGCCGATGGCAGGCCTTGCAACGCCGCGGCATGGCTGAAGATTTTTCGTGGGATAAACCCGCTCAGGCCTATGCTCGTCTTTATGCCCGTTTGCTTGCCCCTGCTCCTGACCCCTAACCCCTAATTCCTGATTTTCTTTCCCTTCCCGGAGGCGCCTATGAAAACCCGTGTGGTCATTTTAGCCGGTGGTGAAGGGTCGCGGTTGAGCGTTTTGACCTCAAAACGCACCAAGCCGGCGGTACCCTTTGCCGGAAAGTACCGCATTATTGATTTTGTGCTTTCCAACTGCGTCAACTCTGGTCTGTTCGATGTGATGGTGGTGGCGCAATATCGCCCGCATTCCCTCATCGAACACATCGGTTCAGGCGCCCCCTGGGACCTCAACCGCGACTGGACCGGCGGCGTGCGGATTTACACCCCTTATCGCGCCCGAAACGCGGCTGGCTGGTTTGTGGGTACTGCAGATGCTGTGCAGCAGAACTTCCGCTTTGTCAAGCACGCCAGCCCCGATTATGTGCTCATCCTCTCTGGCGATCACATTTATAAAATGGATTACGAGCCGATGATTGCATTCCATCGGGAGCATCAGGCTGACCTCACCATGGCGGTTATCCGGGTGCCGCGGGAAGAGGCTTCCCGTTTTGGCATTGTGGGGGTGGAAGACAACCTGCGGGTCAACGCGTTTGTCGAAAAGCCGCCTGAACCGCCTTCCGATTTGGCGAATATGGGGGTGTATCTTTTCAACCTCGACGTCCTCGATAAAGTGTTGCTGGAAGACCACCGTCGCACCGATTCCAGCCACGATTTTGGCAAAGATATTTTGCCCCGCATGGTGAAGGAAGGGTATCGTGTGTTTGCTTACCCTTATGCGGATTATTGGCGCGATGTCGGCACGGTGCAATCGTATTGGGAAGCCCACATGGACTTGTTGGAAGTGCCGCCGCCGTTGAACCTTTATGACCGCCAGTGGGTGATCCACACCCGCACGGAAGAGCGTCCGCCGATGCGCATTGCTGCGGGGGCAGAGGTGCGCGAGAGCATGATTTCCGACGGCTGCATTATCGAAAGCGGCGCCCTGGTCGAGCGCAGCGTGCTTTCGCCGGGGGTGGTGGTGCGATCAGGGGCTGTGGTGCGTGAGTCGGTGGTGTTGACCGATACGGAAATCGGGGCCCAGGCCGTGCTGGAACGCGCCATTCTGGATAAGCGCATTCGCGTAGGGCGGGGGGCACGCCTGGGCGCGCTGACCGAGCCGGTCAACCTCACGA is drawn from Chloroflexota bacterium and contains these coding sequences:
- a CDS encoding glycogen synthase, whose amino-acid sequence is MMNILFVAAEAAPFAKVGGLGDVVGALPWALKTAHPEWDIRLVLPLHPTVDVGRWGAQPLTAFTIAHRNGPITAEIYHTEHRGLEVYFVTGGPVLAVPGVYSPDPRADAVKYAFFSLATLALARYLNWQPDILHAHDWHTALAVHALVARRPYDAFFAATRTVLTVHNLPYMGAASPWLLEAFGLPPAPLESGLPPWAQTMPLPLGLAAADAITTVSPTYAREMLTPAFGRGLEDFLKTRRERLWGILNGLDTDLWNPSTDPALDVRYTASTLALRERNAEALRQEVGLPQPEGRMPLVGLVSRLTEQKGVDVVAEALRLLADSPWQAVLLGTGEPQWEDALRQLEVGFPDRVRAVLRYDDGLARRIYASADVLMVPSRYEPCGLAQMIAMRYGAVPVATETGGLADTVRDVDLSRRSTGFLLPEATPKALAFALRRAFARWADRRRWQALQRRGMAEDFSWDKPAQAYARLYARLLAPAPDP
- a CDS encoding glucose-1-phosphate adenylyltransferase yields the protein MKTRVVILAGGEGSRLSVLTSKRTKPAVPFAGKYRIIDFVLSNCVNSGLFDVMVVAQYRPHSLIEHIGSGAPWDLNRDWTGGVRIYTPYRARNAAGWFVGTADAVQQNFRFVKHASPDYVLILSGDHIYKMDYEPMIAFHREHQADLTMAVIRVPREEASRFGIVGVEDNLRVNAFVEKPPEPPSDLANMGVYLFNLDVLDKVLLEDHRRTDSSHDFGKDILPRMVKEGYRVFAYPYADYWRDVGTVQSYWEAHMDLLEVPPPLNLYDRQWVIHTRTEERPPMRIAAGAEVRESMISDGCIIESGALVERSVLSPGVVVRSGAVVRESVVLTDTEIGAQAVLERAILDKRIRVGRGARLGALTEPVNLTMVGKGSEIPEEAVLEAGAWVGTDVIAEDFPADLRVRAGEHLETRRRAYQV